From a region of the Bradyrhizobium sp. KBS0727 genome:
- a CDS encoding nitronate monooxygenase family protein produces MLRVSGVDLVTAVCRAGAIGAFPTANARSVEELSAWLGQIERNVAGLERPAAPHCPNLIIRQPRFKDDLGCLVRHKVEMVITSVGSPAAAVAPLHDIGCLVFADIASMRHAEKAIEAGADGLILLTAGAGGQTGWANPFAFVRAVRAMFDGPIVLAGGVTDGDSLAAARVLGCDLAYMGTRFIAARESMASDAYRQMLVDSTLDDVMLTRAFTGLDASMLRPSIVAAGLDPANLDESVSEARAGEKFGGKDSGDRPRRWIEVWSAGHSVSGVRSMGGAAELVEELAEQYQAAFEGCVP; encoded by the coding sequence ATGCTTCGTGTGTCGGGCGTCGATCTCGTGACGGCAGTGTGCCGTGCGGGTGCGATCGGCGCGTTTCCGACCGCGAACGCACGTTCGGTCGAAGAACTCAGCGCCTGGCTCGGCCAGATCGAGCGGAATGTCGCCGGCCTGGAGCGGCCGGCCGCCCCGCATTGCCCGAACCTCATCATCCGTCAGCCGCGCTTCAAGGACGATCTCGGCTGTCTCGTGCGTCACAAGGTAGAAATGGTGATTACCAGCGTCGGGTCGCCGGCTGCAGCGGTTGCGCCGTTACACGATATCGGCTGCCTCGTGTTCGCCGACATCGCGTCAATGCGCCATGCGGAGAAGGCGATCGAAGCCGGCGCCGACGGCCTGATCCTGCTGACGGCTGGCGCCGGAGGACAAACCGGCTGGGCCAACCCGTTTGCATTCGTGCGTGCGGTCCGCGCCATGTTCGACGGTCCTATCGTGCTTGCCGGTGGCGTCACCGACGGAGACTCGCTGGCGGCCGCCCGCGTGCTTGGCTGCGACCTCGCTTACATGGGTACGCGCTTCATCGCCGCGCGCGAGAGTATGGCAAGCGATGCGTACCGCCAGATGCTGGTCGATAGCACGCTCGATGACGTGATGCTTACGAGGGCTTTCACCGGCCTCGACGCGAGCATGCTGCGGCCATCGATCGTTGCAGCGGGTCTCGACCCCGCCAATCTGGATGAGTCGGTGTCCGAAGCCCGCGCCGGGGAAAAGTTCGGCGGCAAGGATTCCGGCGATCGACCGCGGCGCTGGATCGAGGTCTGGAGCGCGGGGCATTCCGTCTCGGGTGTGCGCTCAATGGGCGGTGCTGCCGAGCTGGTCGAGGAACTGGCCGAACAATACCAGGCGGCGTTTGAGGGCTGCGTTCCGTAG
- a CDS encoding crotonase/enoyl-CoA hydratase family protein, with protein MTGSNEQAVLTERRGHILIVTLNRPEAKNACNIAVAQGVSAAMDRLDAEDELFVGVITGAGGNFSAGADLKAAARGERGTTDRGGFGLFRRPPRKPLIAAVEGYAVGGGLELCLSCDLIVAARDARMGLPEVRHNVVAIGGGLFRLPKRIPYHIAMELALTGQFKTAEFFERLGLVNRLVEPGQALDAAVAFGNELLVNGPTALAASKEIILQSANWTDEVGWAQQMPIAARALNSEDRTEGLKAFAEKRKPVWKGR; from the coding sequence ATGACAGGCAGCAACGAACAAGCGGTTCTCACCGAACGGCGCGGGCATATCCTTATTGTCACGCTCAATCGACCCGAGGCGAAGAACGCCTGCAATATCGCAGTGGCGCAGGGTGTCTCCGCGGCAATGGACCGGCTCGACGCCGAAGACGAACTCTTCGTCGGCGTGATCACTGGCGCCGGAGGGAATTTCTCGGCGGGCGCGGACTTGAAAGCGGCCGCACGGGGCGAACGTGGCACGACTGATCGCGGCGGCTTTGGATTGTTCCGCCGACCGCCGCGGAAACCCCTGATCGCAGCGGTCGAAGGTTACGCCGTCGGCGGGGGTCTGGAGCTGTGCCTGTCCTGCGATCTCATCGTGGCCGCGCGCGACGCCAGGATGGGATTGCCGGAGGTCCGGCACAACGTCGTCGCGATCGGCGGCGGACTGTTTCGGTTGCCGAAGCGGATTCCCTATCACATCGCGATGGAGCTCGCATTGACGGGGCAGTTCAAGACCGCCGAGTTCTTCGAACGGCTCGGGCTCGTCAACCGGCTGGTCGAGCCGGGGCAGGCGCTGGACGCTGCCGTGGCGTTCGGCAATGAGCTGCTGGTCAATGGGCCGACGGCGCTGGCGGCCTCGAAGGAGATCATCCTCCAGTCGGCCAATTGGACCGACGAAGTCGGCTGGGCTCAGCAGATGCCGATTGCCGCTCGTGCGCTGAATTCGGAGGATCGTACCGAGGGCCTCAAGGCCTTCGCCGAAAAGCGCAAGCCGGTCTGGAAGGGCAGGTAG
- a CDS encoding SDR family NAD(P)-dependent oxidoreductase yields MSELLDLKDKVTLITGAGQGVGRQIALHFAAHNAAGIVVNDYFLDRAEQVAKEINDGGGRAIAVQADVTDLASVKQLVGAAERAFGPVDILVNNAGNAGAVPDPDARKPFWETGPAVWNSFIGVNLYGVINCASACIPRMIERQGGRIITIISDAGRAGEAGLEVYSGAKAGAAGFTRAIARSLGRHQITANCVAIAATMTPAIEARLKADPERAKKIMEKYVIRRPGQPTDVANMVLFLASGASAWITGQTYPVNGGFTFAL; encoded by the coding sequence AAGGCGTCGGACGCCAGATTGCGCTACACTTCGCGGCCCACAATGCGGCGGGTATCGTCGTCAACGACTACTTCCTCGACCGCGCCGAGCAGGTCGCAAAGGAAATCAATGACGGCGGCGGCAGGGCGATCGCCGTGCAGGCTGATGTCACGGACCTTGCGTCGGTGAAGCAGTTGGTCGGTGCTGCCGAGCGGGCCTTCGGTCCGGTCGACATCCTGGTTAACAATGCCGGCAACGCGGGCGCCGTTCCCGATCCCGATGCCCGCAAGCCGTTCTGGGAAACGGGACCTGCGGTGTGGAACAGCTTCATCGGCGTCAATCTCTATGGCGTCATCAATTGCGCGTCGGCCTGCATTCCACGCATGATCGAGCGCCAGGGTGGACGCATCATCACGATCATCTCCGATGCGGGTCGCGCCGGCGAAGCCGGACTTGAGGTCTATTCCGGTGCAAAGGCGGGCGCTGCCGGATTTACACGCGCCATCGCGCGTTCGCTCGGCCGTCATCAGATCACCGCAAATTGCGTCGCGATCGCGGCCACCATGACACCGGCGATCGAGGCGCGGCTGAAGGCCGATCCTGAACGAGCGAAGAAGATCATGGAGAAATACGTCATCCGCCGCCCGGGCCAGCCGACGGACGTCGCCAACATGGTGTTGTTCCTTGCCTCGGGCGCCAGCGCCTGGATCACGGGACAGACCTATCCGGTCAATGGCGGCTTCACCTTCGCGCTCTGA